ctaaagagccacaaatcctgactaaaGAGTCACACATCCtgactaaagagccacaaatcctgactaaagagccacacatcctgactaaagagccacacatcctgactaaagagccacaaattctgactaaagagccacacatcctgactaaagagccacaaattctgactaaagagccacacatcctgactacagagccacacatcctgactaaagagccacaaatcctgactaaagagccacacatcctgactacagagccacaaatcctgactaaagagccacaaatcctgactaaagagccacacatcctgactacagagccacacatcctgactaaagagccacaaatcctgactaaagcgccacaaatcctgactaaaGAGTCACAAATCCTGACTAAATAGCCACACATCCTgactaaagagccacacatcCTGACTAAAGAGCCACACCTTAAGTATCACTGGTCctctttaaaaatgactgagaTTCAGATTCTCCTGCTGCAGATCCAGGAACTCCTTTTCcttattttaaaacacacttaactTAACTTGAAGacacaaacaggaagaaaaaaatttgagacCAACCACCTGCACACATCAGATAGGAGCACAGATAATTTCCTGTTATAGCAGGTTACATTTACTCAGGATATCAGTGAGTGGTTTTGAAGGCtatctgcacatttttgttgtgtttcaaaAATCACTTATTTCACTTGGTTTTGGTCAGAGAACCGTTTCCTCTTTTCAGACATGTAAGATTCTAAATTTAGCCTACTTCTGCTTCAGGCTGAGACGACCCTACGTAAAGGTCAACACCATCCTGGAGATTTCTCTGGTAGATTTATAGATCGGTATTTCTCTCCCATGTCTGACTCAAAGTACTTTAGACCAACTTTCTCTTACACCCTCTGTGCACGCAAACAAATATGCTTTATTTCAAAAGCAGCATTTATACAAAAAATTACTTTACATTCTTTATgtagaaaatcaacaaaataaGAGAGTGAATTATAACtagattaaaagaaataaagaaaatgacatccagtaaataaaaaaataaaataaaataaaataaccacCCTTACATCAAACAATACAGTGATGAACTGTAAATCTGACATGGATAAATACTTCAGTCCAAGCTTATTTATTCATATGACTTTATTTTCCTCCTAATATTGCTGTAGTCCATTAAATCATCTGCATTTTTACCACTGACATtattttcaacccattgtttAGAGCAAACAGGCCTGTTTCTACTGTAAAACACGCTCAGTGGATTTCTAGCAGATCCATTTCCTTTTTGAAACTTTGAaacaaaaatcaggaaaatctctctatttttttttttaatttttgacagaaaatggaaaaattgaattttattgtcaaaaatggggTCCATTGTTTCaattgttattttgttttcttgtttaataaaatatttgagGAAAAGGACCCAGtgggaaaggtgaacatttcaaaataaaagccctcatgtcCTATAATTTTAAGTCCGTAATGcctgaaaacataaataatagccagaaaattctaatattttggaactgaaatgttcttttaaccttctactgaaattttaaaagtccaaatttccattaaaagttaacatttatatttttagtatctcattttattcattgggtgtttttggtaactgttAATCCACTTTAGggcattttcatcagttttcagattgtattcatgagtttttttgagtaatttattgagcatattgattagatagaagtatcataaaagtatgtatcaaatatgcaacaacaggcattaaggggttaagCCTATATAGCCACTGAGTTTTACAGTATAACCATAGCTCTGTAATGTGTTTAAATCATGCCAGTGCTAAAAGTACTGGGAGTTACTGGGCTATATCAATATGGACTATGAAATGTTAAACTTTCCCAGTGGGTCTATGATTTCTTTTCCTCAAGAATTTCAGtaaaaccagaaaaaataaCGGAATGGGAAACAAAAATAAGAGAAcgtctctttttccttttttttttttcttttccattttctgtcagTAATGGGAAAACGTAATAACGAGAGCTCCTCCTGatttttcaaacaggaaatacatTCAGGGGCGTAGCAAGGGGGGGGGGGACTATTACCCAGGTCGTCAGTAAGGAGGGGTACCTGAGGatcctgcaatgaaaagtgtgattttatttattttttcttaataattaaCGGCATTATTagatcaaaagtgactaaatgaatcggggtcaacagactgaaatttgtatgaaatagagtaaaataaatactgggggggGGCTCTattcctcccttaaaaatgtacaagtggtatagtccagcgctgcaaaataatgcaggtaaattcagtttaaccttAGTAAaattattgctcataaatgggaaaattgtgtttcaaaaatacaaaaattcatatgtatttgtaaaaaaaaaatgtagtattctttctgggggcccaagatccctagctacgcccctgcacTGACTGGCTATGTAGGCTAAAATTTAACatgtatgcttttattttgaaacgtCCAACTTCCCATGATTTCCTTTTACccaattatttcattaaaataggAACTCAAAATTACAGaactggaaagaaaaaaaattgggacaattttttttgaatttttttttctcattccaTTTTTGAGACTGGaacaaaagcaggaaaacagctgagaaaaaaacagaaaaaagagttGTTTTAAACGCTCAGCATGTGTCAAACTCTGCCAACACCAGCAGTGCTGACTCACTCCTGTTTGACAACACCAGGAGGAAATTGCAGAACTTTTCTGATGAAAGTGTGACATTTTCAGACTTTTGTCATCTCCTTTTCATTGCTGGTGCTTTTTGTGTCATTATTAGTGATGCTCATTCTGTTGGTTGGCTCCTCGTCGATGAATTTGAGAATGTTACGCAAAGAGCGGTTCATGCTGTCTTTAAAGCCTCGGGCCAGACACACGTAGAGAAGGGGGTTGAGGCAGCTGTTGAAATAAGCCAGACACAGTGCTAAAACGTGCGCCAGGTACAGTTTGGGACTGTGTGGGGAATTTCGAGGGGTCATCAATGCAAGAAAGTCCAAGATGTGGAGAGGAAGCCAGCACAGGAAGAAGCTGAGCACCACGGCGATGATGACCTTCAGGGTGTGCTTGGAACGGCTCCGCCCTCTTGTGAGACCGCTGTCTGCTCTGCTGTACACCGCCATGTGGCAGATAATAATCACCAGGAAGGGGAGGAAGAATCCCACTATGAAGCGGTAGGAGGTGACGATCCAGGCGCTGAGTTTGGTGTACTGGGTCAGGCACTCGCGCTTTTCTTCCCCTGCTTCGATCTCCTTGGCGTAGACGAACTGTGGGATGCTGCCTATGAGTGCCAAGCACCAGACGGCTACACAGCCAACCGCAGCCATCGCAGGTCGCCTCTTGTTTTGACACCAGACAGGTCTACTGACCAGCAACCAGCGGTCCAGACTGATCAGAACCAGCTGCAGGATGCTGCTGAACATGACGAGGTAAAACACACCTTTGACCAAAGTGCAGGCCAGCGGGCCGAAGGGCCAGTGGTCATCATGAGCCAGAGGGACCATAAGCAGAGGGATGGAGAGGCAGCAGAGGAGATCCGCCAGCGCCAAGTTGAGAAACCAGAGAGAAGTGACGGAGCGTTGCATGCAGAAGCCCGTCACCCACACCACCAGAGCGTTTCCAGGGACCCCCAGGAGCACCACAGTGCCGTAGAAGACCAGAGCCACGATCTGGATGGGTTGAATCTTTGGTGAGAGAGTTCCAGGAAGCTCATATGTGAAATTTAAGTCGGTCAAGTTATAGTCAGCCATAGGATCAAAATCTGGATATTCCTCCATGGTTGGTCTCAGCTGTAGAGGAAAGGATATCCCGCAGACAGTTTGAATGAATCCTGAGAGTTGATTCTAACTTTAACATGTAATGAAATGATCCCACCTCAGTCATATACGTCACTATAAACCCTTAAGACTTCTGGAAGATTCtaacaacaaaacattaaaaacttacATTTGTATTTTGCTTTGAATTCAACTTACAGATTCAGAAGCTGATGTTGCTCTGACGATGTTATCAGGAAGCTGTGGAGCTGTTCAGCTTTAAGGGTTGTTTTATACTCCCAgtacccacacacacacccacacacacacacgcacacgcaCACCCTCAAACATGCATGCTTGCACAATATCCGCAGTGAGccaaagttttaaagaaaaaaaaactgagtttGAATCTCTAGATATTTATCAAAAAGTGtattcaggaaaaatatttcatgttttctccAAACTGTAAAGTTATGAGGCTTTTGAGAGGCCTTTTTAAGtgttgatttaaatttttaaaatgctctGGAAAAAGGGGACAGTATTATGCACTCATAAAAAGGTGGCTGAGGAGTGCAGACTcttagatattaaaaaaaagtcagactcatatttttgttttgtgtttcaaCCTGTAAAGTCTTCACCAGGGCGTAAAAACCAGAGACTGTTCACCAGGCAGCAGCCACAGCCTTGAAATCTGTGAACTGGTTTttatgtcctgatgaagac
This region of Cheilinus undulatus linkage group 2, ASM1832078v1, whole genome shotgun sequence genomic DNA includes:
- the LOC121524238 gene encoding C5a anaphylatoxin chemotactic receptor 1, producing the protein MEEYPDFDPMADYNLTDLNFTYELPGTLSPKIQPIQIVALVFYGTVVLLGVPGNALVVWVTGFCMQRSVTSLWFLNLALADLLCCLSIPLLMVPLAHDDHWPFGPLACTLVKGVFYLVMFSSILQLVLISLDRWLLVSRPVWCQNKRRPAMAAVGCVAVWCLALIGSIPQFVYAKEIEAGEEKRECLTQYTKLSAWIVTSYRFIVGFFLPFLVIIICHMAVYSRADSGLTRGRSRSKHTLKVIIAVVLSFFLCWLPLHILDFLALMTPRNSPHSPKLYLAHVLALCLAYFNSCLNPLLYVCLARGFKDSMNRSLRNILKFIDEEPTNRMSITNNDTKSTSNEKEMTKV